The Verrucomicrobium spinosum DSM 4136 = JCM 18804 genome includes a region encoding these proteins:
- the dgt gene encoding dGTP triphosphohydrolase encodes MSANRLYSAFDTEHPKPRHTSGQDHRTPFQIDRDRILHSSALRRLQGKTQVFYSFLGGEYDFYRTRLTHSLEVAQIGRSICGWLSKSSDLLRDGESVDADLVEAACLAHDLGHPPFGHTGERALHDLMAPYGGFEGNAQTLRQLTVTLFAESRDGINPTRALLDGVLKYKTLQVETPEAANHYLYNDQETYLDFVLGSQAFPAELTPGKERNGFRSLECQIMDWADDTAYSINDLADAIQAGFITPVKLEAWATQGVLSDAEAAHVDFLLKAMRDGKVEARLGRSIGEHIRACRLEERGNFLSASTRRYHFGLVVEPDIAARARVNKRIAKELVFDTPQLQQLDFKAASVIERLFNALRDHYIEPAPGRRSLHLLPEPVAKAIKAEPEKEQRARLVCDWIANLTDRSAFRVHQRLFDTSAGALEDLL; translated from the coding sequence ATGTCCGCGAACCGTCTCTACTCGGCCTTTGATACCGAGCATCCCAAGCCCCGGCATACTTCAGGCCAGGACCACCGGACGCCGTTTCAAATCGACCGGGACCGGATACTGCACAGTTCCGCATTGCGGCGCCTTCAGGGAAAGACCCAGGTGTTTTACTCCTTTCTGGGTGGGGAGTACGATTTCTACCGCACGCGCCTCACCCACAGCCTGGAGGTGGCCCAGATTGGACGCTCCATCTGTGGCTGGCTCAGCAAGTCGAGCGACCTGCTGAGAGACGGGGAGAGCGTGGATGCGGACCTCGTGGAGGCTGCCTGCCTGGCGCATGACCTTGGGCATCCGCCCTTTGGCCACACGGGAGAGCGGGCTCTGCATGATCTCATGGCCCCGTATGGAGGGTTCGAGGGAAATGCCCAAACGCTGCGCCAGCTTACGGTGACCCTCTTTGCCGAGAGCCGCGATGGCATCAACCCCACCCGGGCGCTGCTGGATGGAGTGCTCAAGTACAAGACCCTGCAGGTGGAGACACCGGAGGCGGCCAATCACTATCTCTACAACGACCAGGAGACCTATCTGGATTTCGTCCTCGGTTCGCAGGCCTTTCCCGCTGAGCTGACCCCGGGCAAGGAGCGCAATGGATTCCGCTCCCTGGAGTGCCAGATCATGGACTGGGCGGATGACACAGCATATTCCATCAATGACCTGGCCGACGCCATCCAGGCGGGATTCATCACGCCGGTCAAACTGGAGGCCTGGGCCACCCAGGGGGTTCTCTCAGATGCGGAAGCCGCTCATGTGGACTTCCTGCTCAAGGCCATGCGTGACGGCAAGGTGGAGGCGCGTCTGGGGCGGAGCATCGGCGAGCACATCCGCGCCTGTCGCCTGGAGGAGCGGGGTAATTTCCTCAGTGCCAGCACGCGTCGCTATCATTTTGGTCTGGTGGTGGAGCCTGACATTGCCGCCCGCGCCCGCGTGAACAAGCGCATCGCCAAGGAACTGGTGTTCGACACTCCGCAGCTTCAGCAGCTGGACTTCAAGGCTGCCAGCGTGATCGAGCGGCTCTTCAATGCGTTGAGAGATCATTACATCGAACCCGCGCCGGGGCGTCGCTCCCTGCATTTGCTGCCAGAGCCCGTGGCAAAGGCCATCAAGGCCGAGCCGGAGAAAGAGCAGCGCGCCCGTCTGGTGTGTGACTGGATCGCGAATCTTACAGACCGCAGCGCCTTCCGCGTACACCAGCGCCTGTTTGACACGAGCGCCGGGGCATTGGAGGATTTGTTGTAG